In Apium graveolens cultivar Ventura chromosome 10, ASM990537v1, whole genome shotgun sequence, the following are encoded in one genomic region:
- the LOC141693745 gene encoding serine/threonine-protein kinase ATM, with product MEILESVKALVENTVMSNMANEQNPCGERVDGGSGLVSGDKLVVGSDEVVLGGIVGNQGLGGEGIAGGGEGGVSVGDKGDCWGFGDMERGVLDNEGVAGGNEGKECGLGPDFVESVGYGFDNGSGFMVVHEVSLSDIGIEEVGDDMLVMHEAGIQEAGAEKVVMQVGTQEVGAEKVVMQENIQEVGAEKVVIQEGIEEVRDEDVVMQEGIVEIEAGDVVMQETIEAEEVGAEKVVMQEGFEVVGAEKVLMQEDAVGDEELMQEVNEEVKDEEVLQKADAVVGAEKLETQEDMVGDEELMQEVNEEVLQKADGEVGAAKVVMQEGIKEQYVSQQNLADYGNKIDVSKSGISLYVDVFDQVDSGVHGDPSCMVELGSIETSALLPDNGTEGRTAVQNCGRYKDTEEGNYVEGEAIACDGQIFNVGDLVWTKTNTQLWWPGMIFDHSDLSNVTLKGGDDRFQVKLFGSGNMLWGRTSQLKPFHDYFEQMSRQSISKSFFCAVEKAVGEIGRRAKLELTCPCYAEESKNTDLAERGDQISKERGCKLDELLVLQFEPEKLLARIKCFARDVAVSGIIESKIIQNRLSAFYQSIGHLQLPIHQLKPTDARSDDQNQVTSEVISIKQTSKSRTRSSLRDSEDSKNEAIGTVVSSEMKTPSPILSTKVPSNEVNSVDRVGGTNGKLEKSYESRERRKSKYLSFPYVDPAQLPKGLNNEEANEMADPSDDNFRSARIVNSRDKKTKKNPCRKSTGYDITVPEVINASSAELLSKLRFTAVDCLYPDESKQFDIMQCFVSTFRKFAFRDFTHEVTKEENTVCMDFEDVVGLYKSVSEIAVKKTAGIGSVEKDTKIKSTPKCRKKENTTPLGFNTKPTDGFPGNITTSGSIVIDFQTDPNASESQTVSVKKTKKAKKTPGFPDIKVMARLPDLKGSNVGAQLTSGNYSLTNGVVLPSENGTIEAVGAGLKEVQVLGPCSLQNVPGLNMQGTKESDASKNTGPGLVTKGVPELKKRKRKQKAANVVSAIPDLNGNTTETYPSEMKCIPPEVKPQRKSRKKKVDAGLLDINLSSGEAHTNGETLGTALLLKFAPEAPMPTPEDLMSAFCIFGALKDSEAKVFNEFGTAQVVFINSSDARTAFCSLEKNSPFGPALVNYRLQVLFAASGVSGPDGGLNMHQVWPAEKSPPKPRTTKKPKNLAKPSTISDPQGQRTEAPDLQFVRQNLQMMTSMLENAGDNISQEMRVKLETEIKSLLNRVTSMVGGSSSL from the coding sequence ATGGAAATTCTTGAGAGTGTGAAAGCACTTGTTGAGAATACTGTGATGTCGAATATGGCTAATGAGCAAAACCCATGTGGGGAAAGGGTAGATGGGGGTTCTGGGTTGGTTTCTGGTGATAAGCTTGTGGTAGGTAGTGATGAGGTGGTTCTCGGGGGAATCGTGGGGAATCAAGGGTTGGGTGGAGAAGGGATTGCTGGTGGTGGTGAAGGCGGGGTTAGTGTTGGGGATAAGGGTGATTGTTGGGGGTTTGGGGATATGGAAAGAGGGGTCTTGGATAATGAGGGTGTTGCGGGTGGGAATGAGGGGAAAGAATGTGGGCTGGGACCGGATTTTGTGGAGTCAGTGGGATATGGGTTTGATAATGGAAGTGGTTTTATGGTGGTTCATGAAGTTTCTTTGAGTGATATAGGGATTGAAGAGGTTGGGGATGATATGTTGGTGATGCATGAGGCGGGCATTcaagaagctggggctgagaagGTCGTAATGCAGGTGGGGACTCAAGAGGTTGGTGCAGAGAAGGTTGTCATGCAGGAGAATATTCAAGAGGTTGGTGCCGAGAAGGTTGTAATTCAGGAGGGTATTGAAGAGGTTCGGGATGAGGATGTGGTAATGCAAGAGGGGATTGTTGAGATTGAGGCTGGGGATGTGGTAATGCAGGAGACAATCGAAGCTGAAGAGGTTGGGGCTGAAAAAGTGGTAATGCAGGAGGGGTTTGAAGTTGTTGGGGCTGAAAAGGTGTTAATGCAGGAGGATGCGGTCGGGGATGAGGAGTTAATGCAGGAGGTAAATGAAGAGGTTAAGGATGAGGAGGTACTGCAGAAGGCGGATGCAGTGGTTGGGGCTGAGAAGTTGGAAACGCAGGAGGATATGGTTGGGGATGAGGAGTTAATGCAGGAGGTAAATGAGGAGGTTCTGCAGAAGGCGGATGGAGAGGTAGGGGCAGCGAAGGTTGTCATGCAGGAGGGAATCAAAGAACAATATGTTTCGCAACAGAATCTAGCTGATTATGGAAACAAAATTGATGTTTCTAAATCTGGTATTTCTCTTTATGTGGATGTTTTTGATCAAGTAGATAGCGGTGTGCATGGTGACCCTTCTTGTATGGTGGAACTTGGATCAATAGAAACAAGTGCACTTTTGCCTGATAATGGAACTGAAGGTAGAACAGCAGTTCAGAACTGTGGTAGATACAAGGATACCGAAGAAGGGAATTATGTGGAAGGGGAGGCCATTGCTTGCGATGGACAAATATTTAATGTCGGTGATCTAGTGTGGACTAAAACCAATACTCAGTTATGGTGGCCTGGCATGATATTTGATCATTCTGATCTTTCAAATGTCACATTAAAGGGAGGGGATGACCGTTTTCAGGTCAAACTCTTTGGAAGTGGTAATATGTTATGGGGAAGGACCTCACAGTTGAAGCCTTTTCACGATTACTTTGAACAGATGTCAAGGCAGAGCATCTCCAAAAGCTTCTTTTGTGCTGTTGAGAAGGCTGTTGGTGAGATTGGAAGACGGGCAAAGTTGGAGCTGACTTGCCCTTGTTATGCGGAAGAAAGTAAAAACACTGATTTAGCAGAGAGAGGAGATCAAATTTCCAAGGAGAGAGGTTGTAAACTTGATGAATTGCTGGTGCTTCAGTTCGAACCAGAAAAATTACTTGCACGTATCAAATGTTTTGCCCGAGATGTTGCTGTTTCGGGTATAATAGAGAGTAAAATCATCCAAAACCGTCTATCAGCCTTCTATCAATCTATAGGTCACCTCCAATTGCCAATTCATCAACTCAAGCCAACTGATGCTAGAAGTGATGATCAGAATCAAGTGACATCAGAAGTTATCTCAATCAAACAAACATCGAAATCCAGGACCAGATCAAGTCTTAGGGACTCTGAGGATTCTAAAAACGAAGCTATTGGTACAGTAGTTTCATCGGAGATGAAGACACCCAGCCCCATCTTATCTACAAAGGTTCCTAGTAACGAAGTTAACAGTGTGGATCGTGTTGGTGGGACCAACGGAAAGCTTGAAAAGAGCTATGAATCTAGAGAGCGTCGAAAGAGCAAGTATCTATCATTTCCTTATGTTGATCCTGCCCAGTTACCTAAAGGTTTGAATAATGAGGAAGCAAACGAAATGGCAGATCCTTCTGATGACAATTTTAGGTCTGCTCGTATCGTTAACTCCCGTGACAAGAAGACAAAGAAAAATCCATGCAGGAAAAGCACCGGGTATGATATAACTGTTCCAGAAGTCATAAATGCTTCTTCAGCCGAGTTGTTATCCAAACTGCGATTTACAGCTGTAGATTGTCTGTATCCTGATGAAAGTAAACAGTTTGATATCATGCAGTGTTTTGTTTCTACATTCCGGAAATTTGCTTTCCGCGACTTCACCCATGAGGTAACAAAAGAAGAAAATACAGTTTGTATGGATTTTGAGGATGTGGTTGGCCTTTACAAATCTGTGTCTGAAATTGCTGTCAAGAAAACTGCTGGAATTGGCTCGGTAGAAAAGGATACAAAAATTAAATCTACGCCAAAATGCAGAAAGAAGGAAAATACAACTCCACTAGGTTTCAATACTAAGCCTACTGATGGTTTTCCGGGAAATATAACTACGAGTGGCTCGATAGTGATAGATTTTCAGACAGATCCTAATGCATCGGAAAGCCAAACTGTATCAGTGAAAAAGACAAAGAAGGCAAAGAAAACTCCAGGGTTCCCTGATATTAAAGTAATGGCCAGACTGCCTGATTTAAAGGGAAGTAATGTTGGTGCTCAATTAACTTCTGGAAATTACTCTTTGACTAATGGTGTGGTTCTGCCCAGTGAAAATGGAACTATTGAAGCTGTTGGTGCTGGATTGAAAGAGGTTCAGGTCTTGGGACCTTGTTCGCTTCAAAATGTTCCCGGCCTAAATATGCAAGGGACTAAAGAATCAGATGCCAGTAAGAACACTGGGCCTGGTTTAGTCACGAAAGGTGTACCtgagttgaagaagagaaagagAAAGCAAAAAGCTGCCAATGTTGTTTCTGCCATACCGGACTTGAATGGAAATACTACTGAAACCTATCCATCTGAAATGAAATGCATTCCACCCGAAGTTAAACCCCAGAGAAAGAGTAGAAAAAAGAAAGTGGATGCTGGATTATTGGATATTAATCTCAGTAGCGGGGAGGCACATACTAATGGAGAAACTTTGGGAACTGCTCTACTCTTAAAATTTGCTCCAGAGGCTCCCATGCCCACACCCGAAGACCTGATGTCTGCGTTTTGCATATTTGGGGCATTGAAGGATTCTGAAGCaaaagtatttaatgaatttgGAACTGCCCAggttgtgtttattaactcctctGATGCTAGAACTGCTTTTTGCAGCTTAGAGAAAAACAGTCCTTTTGGGCCAGCTCTTGTAAACTACCGACTCCAAGTTTTATTTGCTGCATCAGGGGTTTCGGGACCAGATGGCGGCCTCAACATGCATCAGGTTTGGCCGGCTGAAAAGAGCCCGCCAAAGCCTAGGACCACCAAAAAGCCCAAGAACCTGGCTAAACCTTCTACTATTAGTGACCCTCAAGGTCAAAGGACAGAGGCTCCTGATCTCCAGTTTGTTAGAcagaatcttcagatgatgaCGTCAATGCTAGAGAATGCAGGAGATAATATATCGCAGGAGATGAGAGTCAAGTTGGAGACTGAGATCAAGTCACTTCTGAACAGGGTAACCTCCATGGTTGGTGGTTCATCTTCTTTGTAG